From Polaribacter haliotis:
AAAATATTAAACAATTAAGAGCAATTGATAATGAAGGTATCGTAAAAGCTTTATTAACAAAAGGAATTGTAAACTTAATTTTAGCTTTAGAAATTGAGCAACATAAAAAAGATTTAACAAACCCAGAAATTACATCTTCTTCGTTAACAAAAAGCGAAATGGAGTTGATAAAAGAATTAACGGATTACGTTAACAACTATCCAGATATGGACCATAGAGTAAACGTTTTAACTCGTAAAATCGGTTTAACTGCTGCAAAAGTGCAGGAAGGTTTTAAATTAATGCATGGCTTAACAGTTTGTGAATATGTAAGAACTGTACGTTTAAAAAGATCGGAAGAGTTAATTGTAAATACAGATTTAAGTATTTCTGAAATCGTGTATAGTTTAGGTTTTTCTAGTCGTAGTTATTTTTCTAAAAAGTTTAGAGAAATGTTTAACTGTTCTCCAAGTAACTATAAAAAGAAAAATAGGTTAGCTGTATCAGCATAATATATATCTAATGATCTTTCATTAGCCACTATCGTGTAAAGACACAAATAAAATTTGAAAAAGAAAAAAAAAGTTGACGTTGAAAAAGAAAGTTGAAAAAGAAAAATGAAAACAAAAATCTCAAGATGTATATCTTGAGATTTTTTTATTTATAACCGTTTTTAAAGATAAAAATTATCCCAAAATATTACTTTTCTTCAACTCATTTACAAAAGGCTGACTGTACATTCTCTTCCCTAAAGCTGCATTAATTGCATTTGCAACTGCACCTCCAGCAGGTGGTAAACCTGGTTCTCCTAAACCTGTTGGCGATAAATTATTTTCCACAAAATGTACATCCACTTTTGGAGTTTCACCCATTCTAATTAATCTATATGTATCGAAGTTTTTATACTCTGGTTTTCCGTCTTTAAAAGAAAAATCGGAATACATTGCATGTCCAATGCCATCAATTACACCACCTTCTACTTGGTTTCTTGCTCCTGTTGGGTTTACAACAACACCACAATCTACAGCAACTGTTACTTTTTTAATTACAGGAATTCCGTCTTTTAATTCTATTTCTGCAACTTCTGCAACATGAGTATTATGGCTGTAATAAGCTGCAAAACCTTGGTATGTTCCTTCGGAATTTTTACCCCAATTCGATTTCTCTCTTACCAATTTAATCGTGTCTTCCATTCTTTGTCCAGAATACTCGATTCTTTTATCGTCCGTATTTTTTACATTTTGAAGCAAATCTAAACGCAATTGAATCGCATCTACATTTAATTCTGTTGCTAATTCGTCAAAGAAACTTTGTTCTGCAAATGCCAAAAAGTTGGTGTAAGGTGCTCTCCAAGCTCCAGTGGTAATGTTACTTTTATAATTGCCAGTTTCCACTTTATAATTTGGAATACAACCAGCAGGAAAAAAGTTAGGAATTAAACCATACATATTGCCATTTACAGCTGCTTCTTTTAAGTGATATCCTGTAACTTTTCCGTCTTTTAAAGCCGCTTTTATTCTGTACTTTATTGCAGGTCTGTAGGTTCCTGCAGTCATATCATCTTCTCTTGAAAAGACTACTTTTATTGGTTTTTTTGCCAAATTAGAAATTTCTGCAGCTTCCAAAGCAAAATCTCCATACAATCTTCTACCAAAACCACCACCCATTCTTGTCATTTCTAAATGGATTTCGTCCACTTTTCTTTCCAACAATTTTGCGACTCTATTTGCAGTCCATTGTGGGGTTTGAATTGGCCCCACTAAATGAATTTTATCTGCAGTTACATCTGCATAAAAATTCATAGGTTCCATACAATTGTGTGGCAAAAATGGCGAATTATAGGTTCTTTCAATTACTTTATCTGCAGTTGAAAATGCCTTTTTTACATTTCCATCTTCTCTTCGAACTTCAAATTCTTTTCCGTTTAAAATTTTGTTTAAAATTTTATCGTGTTTTTCTGTACTTTCTGCTTTCGAATCTGTTTTCCAAGTCGCAGAAAGTGCTTTTTTTCCTTTCAATGCTGCCCAAGTAGAATTTGCCAAAACTGCAATTTTGTCACCGAAATTAATAACATCCGAAACTCCATTTACGGCTTTTGCTTTTGCATCATCAAAAGCATCTAATTTTTGTCCAAAAGCTGGTGGTCTTAAAACAGATGCATATACCATTCCTTCAGCTTTATAATCCAAGCCAAAAAGCGATTCTCCTGTAATAATTTTATCAATATCTACATTTACAATTTCTTGTCCGATAATTGTAAAATCTTTCGCTTCTTTTAATTCTACTTTTCCTGGAACTTCTAATAAAGCAGCTTCTTTTACAACATCTCCATAACCTAATTTCTCTCCTTTTTCATTGTTAATTATTCCTTTTGAAGCTTTTAAGGTAGAGGCATCTACATTCCATTTTGCAGCTGCTGCATTTACTAGCATTTGTTTTGCAGTTGCTCCAGTTTGTCTTAAAGGTTCCCAACTAAAACGTAAAGATTGGCTTCCTCCTGCAACTTGTCTTGTATAATTATTCGTGTCTAAAATTCCTTGAGAAACCGTTACATTTTTCCATTCTACATCTAATTCTTCTGCAATAATCATGGGCATAGACGTTTTTACTCCTTGCCCTATTTCTGGATTTGGAGAAAAAATAGTCACATAACCTTCATCAGAAATTTTTATAAATGCATTAAAATCGTTGAAGTTTAAACTGGCAATATCCACAGGCATTTCTGCCTCTTTTTTACACGCTGTTAATAGATTAAAACCAATTAATAATCCACCACTTGCCAAAACTGATGTTTTTAAAAAACCTCTTCTGCTAAAATTATCTTTTTTATGTAGTTTCATTTTATAGGTTTTTAGATGCTAATTTTACTGCTTTTTCAATTCTGTTGTAAGAAGCGCATCTGCAAATATTTCCATGCATTGCTTCTCTAATTTCTTCATCAGAAGGACTCTTATTTTCCGCTAAAAATGCGGAAGCTGTCATAATTTGTCCTGCTTGGCAATACCCACATTGTGGCACATCTAGTTCTTTCCAAGCTTCTTGTACTGGATGTTTTCCATCTTTAGATAAACCTTCTATCGTTGTAATTTTTACATCATTTAAAATAGAAACCTGCATTTGGCAACTTCTGGTGGCAACACCATCTATATGCACTGTACAAGCGCCACATTGTGCAATTCCACAACCAAATTTTGTACCTACTAAATCGAGTTCATCTCTTAAAACCCATAATAAAGGTGTGTCTTCATCAACAGAAACAGCTCTGTCTTTTCCGTTAATATTTAATGTGTAGTTAGGCATAAGTAGGTGTTTTAAAAATTACTTTGGGAAGTTACAAAATTTTAAACTTCAATTATTTAAATGCTGAAAAGATTTGGATTCCTTTTATCATTTTAACAAAAAAACCAATATAAATTAAACTATATTTAGTTTTTGAAGTCTAAACATCATGAAATCAACACACATACAGCATTTATATAATAGAATTGGTTTTGGAATCACGCCAAAGGAAATTACGCGTTTATCAAAAAAAAATAAACAAGATATTGTTGATGAAATTTTTTCTACTTCAGAAAAAATAACTCCTTTAAAAATTGATACTTCTTTTTTAGAAGATGTTAAACCGAAAGATTTAAAAGACCGAGATAAAAAGCGAGAACTTCAAAAAATAAATAGAAAAAAAGTAAATGATTTTTCTGTTGCTTGGTTTGAAAGAATTCTAAATCCGAAAGAAATCTTTAGAGAAAAAATGACCTTGTTTTGGGCGAATCATTTTGTATGTGAGAGCAGAAATAACATTCGTTTCATTGAAAATTATAACAACGTTTTACGAGAAAATGCGTTCGGAAATTTTGGCGATTTCACAAAAAAAGTTTCTAAAGAATCGGCTATGTTAGGTTATTTAAATAACAAACAAAATCGCAAGAAAAGCCCAAATGAGAATTTCGCCAGAGAATTAATGGAGCTTTTTACATTAGGACAAGGAAATTATACTGAAACCGATATTAAAGAATCTGCAAGAGCTTTTACGGGTTATAACCATAATTTTTATGGGAAATTTGTGATGAAAAATAAACATCATGATGAAAATGAAAAAACGTTTTTTGGAAAAACTGGCAATTTTTCTGGAGACGATATTATTGATATCATTCTCGAAGAAAAACAATGTGCACGATTTATTTCAGAAAAAATATATACCTATTTTGTTAATGAAAACATTAACAAAAAACATATAGAGGAAATGGTTTCGGTTTTTTATAAAGATTATAATATCGAGAAATTAATGCGTTTTATACTCCTTTCTAATTGGTTTTATGAGAATGTAAATATTGGAACAAAAATAAAATCGCCTTTAGAATTTTTAGCAGGAATCCATACAATTGTTCCTTTTAATTTCGAAAGACCAAAGCAAATTCTATTAATTCAAAAACTTTTAGGACAAGTTTTAATGCGACCACCAAATGTGGCTGGTTGGCAAATTGGTAAAAATTGGATCGATTCTAATACCATGGTTCGTCGTTTGCGTTTGCCTTCCATTTTATTGAATAGTGCAGAAATCACGTATTCAGATACTGGAGATGAAGAAACAATGGTTAGCGATTTAAAATCGAAAAAACTCAAAAGAAAAGCGTTTATAAAAACGAAAGTAGACTGGAATTCGTTTGAGAAAAATTATAAAACAACATCTAATAAAGAATTGATTTCTTTATTGCTAACTAATAAAATACTTCCAGGAACAAGAGAATTATTACTAGAAAATTCTAACATTCCAAAAAAAGATTTTTGTATTCAGTTAATGTCAATTCCAGAATATCAACTTTGTTAAACCTAAGAATATGAAACGTAGAGATTTTTTAAAACAGACTTCTTTTGCCTCTGGAATGTTTTTTGTTCCGCAATTTTTAAAAGCTTTTGAACAACAACTTCCAAAGACTTTTAGTCATAAAAAAGTGGTTATTATTCAGTTAAAAGGTGGTAATGATGGTTTAAATACAGTTGTGCCTTTTGGGAACGATTTGTATCATCAACAAAGAAAAAATATTGCTTTAAAAGAAAGTGATGTTTTAAAAATCTCTGATGAAGTTGGTTTGCACAAAAGCCTAAAATCTTTGCAGAATTTATACAATAAAGGGTTTGTAAGTATTATAAATAATGTTGGGTATCCAAACCCAAATTTATCGCATTTTAGGTCTACAGATATTTGGCAAACAGCCAGCGATAGTAATGAATATTTGCAAAATGGTTGGGTGGGTCGTTATTTAGATGTTACAAAATCTTCTTCTGTAAAAGCAATTGAAGTAGACGAATCTTTGTCTTTATTACTAAAAGGAAAAACGCAAAATGGTTTGGCAGTTACAGACTCTAAAACGTTGTTCAATTCACTTCGTGAACCGTTTTTTAAAAATGTAATTCATCATAATTCAGATGCGCATTTAAGTGAACATAATTTGGGGTATTTGTACAATACTTTAATTGATGCAAAATCGTCTTCGAAGTATATTTTCGAGAAGACAAAAACGAAATCTGCTTCTAACAATTATCCTAAAAACTTGTTTGGAAAACAGTTAAAAACCATTTCTCAGTTTATAAATTCTGGTTTAGAAACTCAAGTTTATTATGCAGGTTTAACTGGTTTTGATACGCATGCAAATCAGCCAAATACGCAAGCAAGATTGTTACAAACCTATGCAGAAAGTATGGAGGTTTTTGTAGAAGATTTGCAAAAAAATAACAATTTCGAAGATGTTCTAATTCTTACTTTTTCTGAATTTGGAAGGCGTGTAAAACAAAACGAATCTCAAGGAACAGACCATGGAACTGCGAATAATGTTTTTGTAATTGGTAAAAATTTAAAGAAACAAGGTTTGTATAATAATTTGCCAAATTTAGGTGATTTAGATGCAAATGGAAATTTAAAATACGAAATAGATTTTAGAGAAATCTATGCTACAATTTTAGACAAGTGGTTGCAAGTGGATGATAAAGCAATTTTGAATAAATCGTTTTCTAAATTGAGTTTTGTTTAATTTTTTATGAATCATAAAACGCTAAACTTTCAAAATAAAATAATAAATAAACCAAAACTACTTTTTTTAATTGATGCTTTTGGTGCACTTATTACTGCATTTTTTTTGTCTGTTGTTTTGGTAGAATTAAATGTTTATTTTGGAACACCAACTGATATTTTATACATTTTAGGAGCGATTGCATTCTTATTATTTTGCTATTCTATAAGTTGTTCTTTCTTTGTAAAAACGAATTGGAAACCATTTTTAAGAGGTATTATAATTGCAAATACCTTTTATATTTTTCTTTCTTTAGTATTGCTTTTTACTTACTTTAAAACAATAACTTCTTTGGCTATTATTTACTTTACTTTAGAATTTATTATTATTTCTTACCTTATTTATCTTGAATATAAGGTGTTTTTGAAAATAGACAAAGCATAAATTATTTATAAAATATTAAATTTTAAGAGCAATTTAGAATTTCATTTTTAACTACTTTAGCAATTCAATCATTATTTATTTATGAAAAAAATTCCCTTAATACTTTTATTTTTTATTGCTTTTTCGAGTTGTAAAAATTCAGAAAAAACAAAAAAAACTGACATTTCAAAAATTGAAAAGAAAGAAATGTACACCATTTCTAACGATTCTTTAACGGTTTCTGTAAAGTCTTTTGGTGCTGAATTAACAAGTATTAAAAAAGCATCGAAGGAATATCTTTGGCAAGGTAATCCTGAGTTTTGGAAACATCAATCGCCTACTTTATTTCCTATTGTTGGTCGATTGGTAGATCATGAATTCACCCATAAAGATTCTTTGTATAAAATGAATTTTCATGGTTTTGCGTGGAAAAGTGAATTCAATTTGATTAAAAAAACTGCAACAAGCCTTACTTTTGAATTGCTTCCTTCAGAAAATTCCAGAAAACAATATCCTTTTGAATTCAAACTACAAATCGAATATGTACTTAATGGAAATAGTTTAGACTTAAATTATTATGTAAAAAATCCTGCTGAAAAAAAAGATTTATATTTTTCAATTGGTGGGCATCCAGCTTTTAATATTCCTATAAAAACTGGACAACAAAGAGATGAATATCAGCTTATTTTTGATACCAATGCAATGCCAACTTCCAGAGATAAAGAAAGTGGATTGTTTGTAGATACTTATACTCAGTTTTTCGATAAAGGTGGCGTTTTACAAATTAAAGACAGCACTTTTATTGAAGGTGCTTTGGTGTTTAATCCGAATCCGTTTTCGAAAGCAACATTGGTTCACGAGCCTACAAAAGAGGAATTTTTTACGATTCATTTTAAAGATTTCCCATATGTAGGTATTTGGTCTCAAAAAGACCCAAAAACACCATTTATTGCGATTGAACCTTGGTTTGGAGTTGCAGACGACATTCATCATAATAAAGAATTTACACAAAAAGAAGGAATCCAAATTTTGAAACCTAAAGAGGTGTTTCGTGCTGGTTTTTCTGTGGAGATTTATTAGAATTCCTAAACTTGACTTTCTTAAAAAAAATCGCTAAATTCGTTTAACTACTGATATAAAA
This genomic window contains:
- a CDS encoding xanthine dehydrogenase family protein molybdopterin-binding subunit codes for the protein MKLHKKDNFSRRGFLKTSVLASGGLLIGFNLLTACKKEAEMPVDIASLNFNDFNAFIKISDEGYVTIFSPNPEIGQGVKTSMPMIIAEELDVEWKNVTVSQGILDTNNYTRQVAGGSQSLRFSWEPLRQTGATAKQMLVNAAAAKWNVDASTLKASKGIINNEKGEKLGYGDVVKEAALLEVPGKVELKEAKDFTIIGQEIVNVDIDKIITGESLFGLDYKAEGMVYASVLRPPAFGQKLDAFDDAKAKAVNGVSDVINFGDKIAVLANSTWAALKGKKALSATWKTDSKAESTEKHDKILNKILNGKEFEVRREDGNVKKAFSTADKVIERTYNSPFLPHNCMEPMNFYADVTADKIHLVGPIQTPQWTANRVAKLLERKVDEIHLEMTRMGGGFGRRLYGDFALEAAEISNLAKKPIKVVFSREDDMTAGTYRPAIKYRIKAALKDGKVTGYHLKEAAVNGNMYGLIPNFFPAGCIPNYKVETGNYKSNITTGAWRAPYTNFLAFAEQSFFDELATELNVDAIQLRLDLLQNVKNTDDKRIEYSGQRMEDTIKLVREKSNWGKNSEGTYQGFAAYYSHNTHVAEVAEIELKDGIPVIKKVTVAVDCGVVVNPTGARNQVEGGVIDGIGHAMYSDFSFKDGKPEYKNFDTYRLIRMGETPKVDVHFVENNLSPTGLGEPGLPPAGGAVANAINAALGKRMYSQPFVNELKKSNILG
- a CDS encoding (2Fe-2S)-binding protein; protein product: MPNYTLNINGKDRAVSVDEDTPLLWVLRDELDLVGTKFGCGIAQCGACTVHIDGVATRSCQMQVSILNDVKITTIEGLSKDGKHPVQEAWKELDVPQCGYCQAGQIMTASAFLAENKSPSDEEIREAMHGNICRCASYNRIEKAVKLASKNL
- a CDS encoding DUF1800 domain-containing protein; its protein translation is MKSTHIQHLYNRIGFGITPKEITRLSKKNKQDIVDEIFSTSEKITPLKIDTSFLEDVKPKDLKDRDKKRELQKINRKKVNDFSVAWFERILNPKEIFREKMTLFWANHFVCESRNNIRFIENYNNVLRENAFGNFGDFTKKVSKESAMLGYLNNKQNRKKSPNENFARELMELFTLGQGNYTETDIKESARAFTGYNHNFYGKFVMKNKHHDENEKTFFGKTGNFSGDDIIDIILEEKQCARFISEKIYTYFVNENINKKHIEEMVSVFYKDYNIEKLMRFILLSNWFYENVNIGTKIKSPLEFLAGIHTIVPFNFERPKQILLIQKLLGQVLMRPPNVAGWQIGKNWIDSNTMVRRLRLPSILLNSAEITYSDTGDEETMVSDLKSKKLKRKAFIKTKVDWNSFEKNYKTTSNKELISLLLTNKILPGTRELLLENSNIPKKDFCIQLMSIPEYQLC
- a CDS encoding DUF1501 domain-containing protein, whose translation is MKRRDFLKQTSFASGMFFVPQFLKAFEQQLPKTFSHKKVVIIQLKGGNDGLNTVVPFGNDLYHQQRKNIALKESDVLKISDEVGLHKSLKSLQNLYNKGFVSIINNVGYPNPNLSHFRSTDIWQTASDSNEYLQNGWVGRYLDVTKSSSVKAIEVDESLSLLLKGKTQNGLAVTDSKTLFNSLREPFFKNVIHHNSDAHLSEHNLGYLYNTLIDAKSSSKYIFEKTKTKSASNNYPKNLFGKQLKTISQFINSGLETQVYYAGLTGFDTHANQPNTQARLLQTYAESMEVFVEDLQKNNNFEDVLILTFSEFGRRVKQNESQGTDHGTANNVFVIGKNLKKQGLYNNLPNLGDLDANGNLKYEIDFREIYATILDKWLQVDDKAILNKSFSKLSFV
- a CDS encoding aldose 1-epimerase family protein, giving the protein MKKIPLILLFFIAFSSCKNSEKTKKTDISKIEKKEMYTISNDSLTVSVKSFGAELTSIKKASKEYLWQGNPEFWKHQSPTLFPIVGRLVDHEFTHKDSLYKMNFHGFAWKSEFNLIKKTATSLTFELLPSENSRKQYPFEFKLQIEYVLNGNSLDLNYYVKNPAEKKDLYFSIGGHPAFNIPIKTGQQRDEYQLIFDTNAMPTSRDKESGLFVDTYTQFFDKGGVLQIKDSTFIEGALVFNPNPFSKATLVHEPTKEEFFTIHFKDFPYVGIWSQKDPKTPFIAIEPWFGVADDIHHNKEFTQKEGIQILKPKEVFRAGFSVEIY